A stretch of DNA from Gimesia chilikensis:
GGATATGGACTTACACGAAGCTTGTATGCCGGTGAAACCGGTGCGTCCATTCCTCTGTCGAACGATCATGCGCTTTGCCAGATTCTCAAACACCCCAATCCCACTCAATCAGGTGCAGCCTTCCGCTATGAGCGTGTCTTACAACTCCAACTGACTGGGACAAGTATCGTCTGGAATGTGCCCAATCAATTTGGGAAGACTGTCCACCGTTACGTAATTCCTACCGCGATCGCGTCGCCAGTTGCCCCTTCAACAGATATGCCTGAAGGCGGATATAGAATACAGACACCTTCGTCGCGCTATGATCTTGAGGCCTTTTCAAGTTACTCCAGTTCACACAGTCTACTGCAGCAGGTATTTGGAAAAGTCATCCCACTCTCACAGCTGCAGATCACGCGGTGGCCCCACCCACTTTACCAGGACGACGGACAATCTCCTGTCAGCGCGGGTGCCCGCTGGATCGACTCAGCCAATCAGATCGATGCAGCTCGTTGGGCTCAGATGAATAATGGAGCCGATCCATCAATTGTCGTCACCTGCGGAAAGGATATGCGCCCAACCAGAGAAGAACTTGAAGCCGCAGCCGCGATGTTTGATCAAAAATATGGGGGTACTGAAAATACAGGCAAGGCGATCTTTACAACCGGTGAGCAAGTCGTCTCACTCACGGCCACTCCCCGGGAGATGGACTACAACGCTTCATTCGTCGAATTTAGAGATGCGATTCTGGCTTTACATGGAGTCCCTGGAATTGCTGCAGGTATCTCTGACGGAGGAAGTTATGCCGCTTTTTACGCCAGTTTAAAGCAGTTCATTTCTCTGACTGTTCAACCCATTCTGGATTTATTGGCAGAAGATGATACCGAGCACCTTGCCCCCCAGTTCGGGAGGAACCTGACCATTGAAATTGAAGCGACCCAAATTGATGATCCAGATCTGCTCGAGAAGCGTCTGGCGACAGATATTCGAGCCCAGATTATCAAAGTAGACGAATTGCGGGCGATCCGTGGGCTACCACCTCTTGGTCCAGAAAATGGAGGAGACGAAATTGTCAGCGCCGACCGACAGCAACCTGTTCACTCTGAATCACAAACAGAGGATCATACTACGGCCCCCAGTCTACCACCGGGAAAAAGTCTGATGGATGCTTTACACCTGCGTGCTGATTCCGCGTTGGTGAATGGAGCAAATTAATCGGAAGTCAGATCCCGTTGCGCACCCGACTTCTTTTGTTGCGCACTGGCGATGAGATAACTGACCAGGCAACCGCTGGCGATATTTATTGAAACCGCGGCCGGCGCAATCCATTGAAAACTGATCGGATCAGGCATATCAGAGGTATAATTCTCGATAAAAATAGGTCCCGAAAAAGCAATCAACACGGCAGTCGTCGTTCCCAATACTGTCCCGACCAGTACGCCGGCGGGTCTGGAAAAAGGGACGAAAAGAGCAAAAAAGAAGAGACAGAATATAGGAGTGGTCAATAAGTTCGCAGTTTTATTCGTCACAGCAGTGATGTTTCCTGGAATACTTCCCATCAATGAACTGGACAGAACCACGATGACTCCAATTCCCAGTGCCAGCAGACGTGCTGATAAAACATGTCCCCGTTCTGTTTTAGGTTTGAAACCAAATCGATCCAAAAAGTCTGTCATTACGACTGCTGTGATGGAGTTCACACCGGAATCGATACTAGACATGGCTGCTGCAAACATCGCTGACACAACACACCCTGATATTCCAACTGGAAGATGATTTGCAATGTAATGTGGGAAAAATTTATCCGCATCCTTTTTGAGCTCCATACCGGCAGGAATTTCACTCGGAAACGCATTGAAATACCCCAGCAACGCAAAACCAACCATCGCCAGAGTCAATGACACAACCACTGAAACGGTCAGTTGGATAGCCAGAGAGCGTCGTGCCGCCGCTGCATCCCGGGTCGACATGAATCGCTGCACGGAAACCTGGTCTCCGCACATGGTAGCGACATACCAGATCAGAATTGACAAAAATGTGCCGACATAAGTCACGCGTGTCGCCGGGTCAGTACTGAAAAATGGCTGTGTATCCCAGTTAGAGTCCCACTGAGTAGGAAACCAGCTGAAGCCCCCCAGGTGGTAAGTAATAGTGGCAATCACCAGCAAGGCTCCACCAAACAATAGAATCGTCTGAATTAAATCGGTGATGACTACAGCACGTAAGCCCCCCAGGGATGTATAAATAATGGCTACCAAACCTGTACCCAATACGATATAGGGAATCCACTCCTCTCCGACATTCAACATGGTCGTGATCGCTTTTGCTGTCAAATAGACCAGCAACGACATCCAGATTAATCGCAAGCCCAGGAACATGACTGCTCCCAGCATACGAATGCCAAGTCCCAGCTTTTCTTCGAGAAGTTCGTATGCACTGGTAACCCGACTTTTCATATATACTGGCAACATCACGTAACCAACAATGATGAAAATGAAAGGCATTGCCAGGTCTTTGACCAGATAGACTGGCCCTTTTCCCAGAATTTCTCCTGGAGTAGACAGATAAGTGATTGTACTCAGAAGTGTGGCAAAGAGTGAAACACCGATCAGAAACGGATTCATCTGACCGCTGCCCACAAAATATTCAGAAGTATCTTCCTGTCCTCGACTGAAATACCAGCCCAGAAATATCGTAAGAATTGCGTAAACGGCTATGATCATCCAGTCGACCGGATGCAGGCCCGTGTTAAGTGGCAAGGGCTCAGCAGTTGATTCTGCTGCCGAAAGAGGAGAATTCAGAAAAAAAACGATGGACAGAGTCGCAATGGAAATAAACAATTTCAAGATGTGGTTTCCTGCTCTGAATACGAATTATGCATCATAGGTGGAGTGAGCCGCAGCAGACCTGTCTTCAGGCAAATTTCTATTTCAGTATGCTGACAATGGACCCTGATTTCAATTCAGTCACCTCAAAGTTCATGGTAAATCAGGAGGATCAAGATTATGCTGAATTCTGTACCGATGCGCTGATTCAAACTTTATTTGCGGGTAAAAACAAGTTCCATTTCCCAGAGGCCATGCACCATGTCCACGCACAGTGATATCAGTTTCAGTAAAAAAAGAACCTGGAGCCACGATTTACCTATCAGTTTTCTCATGCAGCAGGGTGTAGAAAATCCGGGGGTTCTGTCACTGGCAGCAGGCCTGGTCGACCAGGGAAGCCTCCCTGTAGAATCTACCAGGCAAGCCCTGGAAAGCCTGCTCGCCAATCCGAAAATGGGATTGGAAGCATTACAGTATGGAACGACGGCTGGATCAGTCGCTTTAAGAACATTACTGCTGTCCCATATATCTAATCTGGAACAAAAACCAGCTGACGAGCTGGGAATCACTGTGGATAATATCATTGCCACCACAGGCTCACAGCAGTATCTGTCTCTGGTCGGTGAGATATTGCTCGATCCCGGTGACATCTGCCTGGTTGCAGCTCCGACCTATTTTGTCTTTCTGGGTGTACTCCAGGGACTGGGAGCGCGCATCGTCTCTGTCGAAACCGATGAATTCGGCATGCGAATGGACTCACTCGAATCAACGCTCGACATGCTGGAGTCCCAGGGGGATCTGGCAAAAGTCAAGATGATCTACGTAGTAAGCGATTATGAAAATCCTTCCGGTCTCTCCCTTTCGATTGATCGGCGACAGCAGATTGTCG
This window harbors:
- a CDS encoding phage portal protein, encoding MAVYDETVNNSNQKLFRRHLRMDAGYGLTRSLYAGETGASIPLSNDHALCQILKHPNPTQSGAAFRYERVLQLQLTGTSIVWNVPNQFGKTVHRYVIPTAIASPVAPSTDMPEGGYRIQTPSSRYDLEAFSSYSSSHSLLQQVFGKVIPLSQLQITRWPHPLYQDDGQSPVSAGARWIDSANQIDAARWAQMNNGADPSIVVTCGKDMRPTREELEAAAAMFDQKYGGTENTGKAIFTTGEQVVSLTATPREMDYNASFVEFRDAILALHGVPGIAAGISDGGSYAAFYASLKQFISLTVQPILDLLAEDDTEHLAPQFGRNLTIEIEATQIDDPDLLEKRLATDIRAQIIKVDELRAIRGLPPLGPENGGDEIVSADRQQPVHSESQTEDHTTAPSLPPGKSLMDALHLRADSALVNGAN
- a CDS encoding sodium:solute symporter family transporter encodes the protein MKLFISIATLSIVFFLNSPLSAAESTAEPLPLNTGLHPVDWMIIAVYAILTIFLGWYFSRGQEDTSEYFVGSGQMNPFLIGVSLFATLLSTITYLSTPGEILGKGPVYLVKDLAMPFIFIIVGYVMLPVYMKSRVTSAYELLEEKLGLGIRMLGAVMFLGLRLIWMSLLVYLTAKAITTMLNVGEEWIPYIVLGTGLVAIIYTSLGGLRAVVITDLIQTILLFGGALLVIATITYHLGGFSWFPTQWDSNWDTQPFFSTDPATRVTYVGTFLSILIWYVATMCGDQVSVQRFMSTRDAAAARRSLAIQLTVSVVVSLTLAMVGFALLGYFNAFPSEIPAGMELKKDADKFFPHYIANHLPVGISGCVVSAMFAAAMSSIDSGVNSITAVVMTDFLDRFGFKPKTERGHVLSARLLALGIGVIVVLSSSLMGSIPGNITAVTNKTANLLTTPIFCLFFFALFVPFSRPAGVLVGTVLGTTTAVLIAFSGPIFIENYTSDMPDPISFQWIAPAAVSINIASGCLVSYLIASAQQKKSGAQRDLTSD